Proteins encoded in a region of the Chryseobacterium piperi genome:
- a CDS encoding MarR family winged helix-turn-helix transcriptional regulator produces MDNNKEKIENVDLILKQTWLAVSKMYTELAQEHDSTAVQALTLLKIDPKEGTRSTNLGPKMAIEPTSLTRIIKLLEDNGYIYKEKTTTDKREVIIKLTDKGLNSRNLSKEVVVSFNKRVMEKIAPEKMETFKEVMHEIMKIANDLNNRK; encoded by the coding sequence ATGGATAATAACAAAGAAAAAATAGAAAACGTAGATCTGATCCTAAAACAGACATGGCTGGCTGTATCTAAAATGTATACAGAGCTAGCCCAAGAGCATGATTCTACGGCCGTTCAGGCTCTTACCCTCTTGAAAATAGACCCTAAAGAAGGAACAAGAAGTACCAACTTAGGGCCCAAAATGGCCATCGAACCTACTTCCTTAACAAGGATTATCAAACTTCTGGAAGATAATGGATATATCTATAAGGAGAAAACCACCACTGACAAACGAGAGGTTATCATTAAACTTACAGATAAAGGGTTAAACTCAAGGAATCTATCAAAAGAAGTCGTGGTAAGCTTTAATAAAAGAGTGATGGAAAAAATTGCTCCTGAAAAAATGGAGACTTTTAAGGAGGTTATGCATGAAATTATGAAAATTGCCAACGATTTAAATAATAGAAAATAA
- a CDS encoding 3-hydroxyacyl-CoA dehydrogenase/enoyl-CoA hydratase family protein encodes MKRRIKHVTVLGSGIMGSGIAAHFANIGVEVLLLDIVPFELTEAEQKKGLTKDDKAVRNRIAAENFEKLKKASPALLYTPKFADRIKVGNFDDDLEKIKNTDWIIEVVVERLDIKKSVYEKIEQFRKPGTLISSNTSGIPIHFLTEGRSDDFKKYFAGTHFFNPVRYLPLLEIIPTNDTDPEIIDFYMNYGAKFLGKTTVLAKDTPAFIANRIGVFSMMDLLHNVQKLGLNVSDVDKLTGPVIGRPKSATFRTADVVGLDTLVMVANGVRQSGSEANDFNDVFALPEYIQKMMDNKWLGSKTQQGFYKKVKGADGKSEIHGLNLDTLEYELQGKSSFPTLELTKSIDKPIDRFKVLIGGKDKAGELYRKSLGALFAYVSHKVPEISDDIYKIDDAMRAGFGWENGPFEIWDAVGIQKGIELAKDAGYEVSDWVKALAEKGETFYKVNDEGQSIYYDKNSGDYNNIPGQDAFIILDNIRKNKTLWSNSGAAIEDLGDGIINFEIRSKMNSLGGEVLDGLNRAIDLAEKEYDGLVIGNQGTNFSVGANLAMILMMAIEQDWDDLNMAIAYFQKSMMRVRYSAIPVVVAPHGMTLGGGCEMTMHADRVVAAAETYIGLVETGVGVIPGGGGTKELTLRTSREFHADDVKNNRLREAFMNIAMGKVATSAYEAYDMGILEKGKDIVCINKNRQIAEAKKIAKLMAEQGYTQPIEQKVKVLGKDALGMFYVGTDQMLTGNFISEHDKKIADKLANVMVGGNLSEPTVVTEQYLLNLERETFLQLCGERKTLERIQYMLQKGKPLRN; translated from the coding sequence ATGAAAAGAAGAATCAAACACGTAACGGTTCTTGGTTCAGGAATCATGGGAAGCGGTATCGCAGCTCACTTTGCCAATATTGGTGTGGAAGTTTTGCTGTTGGATATTGTTCCTTTTGAATTGACTGAAGCTGAACAAAAAAAAGGTTTGACCAAAGATGATAAAGCAGTAAGAAACAGAATTGCTGCTGAAAACTTTGAAAAACTGAAAAAAGCAAGTCCTGCTCTACTCTATACCCCAAAATTTGCGGATAGAATTAAAGTAGGAAATTTTGATGATGATTTAGAGAAAATAAAAAATACAGACTGGATTATTGAGGTTGTTGTTGAAAGACTTGACATCAAAAAATCTGTGTATGAAAAAATAGAACAGTTCAGAAAACCAGGTACATTAATTTCATCCAATACATCAGGAATTCCTATTCATTTCTTAACGGAAGGACGAAGTGATGATTTCAAAAAATATTTTGCTGGTACCCACTTCTTTAATCCTGTACGATACCTTCCTCTTTTAGAGATTATTCCTACCAACGATACTGATCCTGAGATCATAGATTTCTATATGAATTACGGAGCTAAATTCTTAGGCAAAACAACTGTTTTGGCAAAAGATACTCCTGCATTTATTGCCAACAGAATCGGGGTTTTCTCTATGATGGATCTTCTTCATAATGTTCAGAAGCTTGGATTGAATGTTTCTGATGTGGATAAGTTAACAGGTCCTGTAATCGGACGTCCGAAATCTGCAACATTCAGAACAGCTGATGTCGTAGGTCTTGATACATTGGTAATGGTAGCTAACGGAGTTCGCCAAAGCGGTTCTGAAGCTAATGACTTCAATGATGTCTTTGCGCTTCCTGAGTATATCCAGAAAATGATGGATAACAAGTGGCTAGGATCTAAAACACAACAAGGGTTCTATAAAAAAGTGAAAGGTGCAGATGGAAAATCTGAAATTCACGGGCTAAACCTTGATACTCTTGAATATGAACTTCAAGGAAAATCATCTTTCCCTACGCTAGAATTAACTAAAAGCATTGATAAGCCTATCGACCGTTTCAAAGTATTGATCGGAGGAAAGGATAAAGCAGGAGAATTGTATAGAAAATCTTTAGGTGCATTATTCGCTTATGTTTCTCATAAAGTTCCTGAAATCTCTGATGACATCTACAAAATTGACGATGCAATGAGAGCCGGTTTCGGATGGGAAAACGGACCTTTTGAAATCTGGGATGCTGTAGGAATTCAAAAAGGTATTGAATTGGCTAAAGATGCCGGTTACGAAGTTTCTGATTGGGTAAAAGCTTTAGCAGAAAAAGGAGAAACCTTCTATAAAGTCAATGATGAAGGACAAAGCATTTATTACGATAAAAACTCGGGAGACTATAATAATATCCCAGGTCAGGATGCTTTCATCATTTTAGATAATATCAGAAAGAATAAAACACTTTGGAGCAATTCCGGAGCTGCTATTGAAGATTTAGGTGACGGAATCATCAACTTTGAGATCCGCTCTAAAATGAATTCTCTTGGAGGAGAAGTTCTTGACGGATTAAACAGAGCTATTGATTTAGCCGAAAAAGAATATGACGGATTAGTAATAGGAAATCAAGGTACCAACTTCTCTGTAGGAGCTAATTTAGCCATGATCTTAATGATGGCAATTGAGCAAGATTGGGATGATTTGAATATGGCTATTGCTTACTTCCAGAAATCAATGATGAGAGTTCGTTATTCTGCTATTCCTGTTGTTGTTGCTCCACACGGAATGACTCTTGGAGGTGGTTGCGAAATGACTATGCATGCTGACAGAGTTGTTGCTGCAGCTGAAACTTATATTGGACTAGTTGAAACCGGAGTTGGAGTAATTCCTGGTGGTGGTGGTACTAAAGAGCTTACCCTGAGAACATCCAGAGAGTTCCATGCTGATGATGTTAAAAATAACAGACTTCGTGAGGCTTTCATGAATATTGCCATGGGTAAAGTAGCTACATCTGCTTATGAAGCTTATGACATGGGTATCCTTGAAAAAGGAAAAGACATTGTTTGTATAAACAAAAACAGACAAATTGCAGAAGCTAAAAAGATTGCCAAATTAATGGCAGAGCAAGGCTATACTCAACCTATTGAGCAAAAAGTAAAAGTTCTTGGAAAAGACGCATTAGGAATGTTCTATGTAGGAACCGATCAAATGCTGACTGGAAACTTTATTTCTGAACACGACAAGAAAATTGCAGATAAATTAGCCAATGTAATGGTTGGAGGAAATCTTTCCGAACCAACTGTAGTTACTGAACAGTATCTACTGAACCTTGAAAGAGAAACCTTCCTTCAACTATGTGGAGAAAGAAAAACTCTGGAAAGAATTCAGTACATGTTACAGAAAGGAAAGCCACTTAGGAATTAG